A region of Legionella donaldsonii DNA encodes the following proteins:
- a CDS encoding UDP-N-acetylmuramyl peptide synthase, whose amino-acid sequence MNKNARCYYEAALKLLLPVEETPEIEGFTLKLGKKNYFFYGSSSPLNNSGSAHVARHKYCMNKILEQAGLPVPKSDFVHVNEYLQGKMEKKIAPLSFPLVAKPQEGKLGRGVLCNIKTLTQLKNYMVKGFQSDDYLLIEEFHGNLNSYRVLVLNGRVLGVIQRYPAHIIGDGIHTIQKLIEITNLERTQISDAFGPITVDEECLIRLDELGLTVDYVPYKGEWLTLGYTCNATRGGTYTSLGNKICKENRRLMAAAAKALCLELVGFDVQCADINRPIQSTAGVIIEANAGPSIRIHESPVSGIPVNVSKKIMRRLIYRHPLSYLAALYKNPRSGVYLRVLILAVICGIGYYGFIA is encoded by the coding sequence ATGAACAAAAATGCGCGTTGTTACTATGAGGCCGCCTTAAAACTCCTTCTTCCTGTTGAAGAAACACCTGAAATAGAAGGGTTTACTTTAAAGCTAGGTAAAAAAAATTACTTTTTTTATGGCAGTAGTTCTCCACTTAATAATAGCGGTAGTGCTCATGTGGCACGTCATAAATATTGTATGAACAAAATTCTCGAGCAAGCCGGCTTACCTGTTCCCAAAAGTGACTTCGTTCATGTTAATGAATACCTCCAGGGAAAAATGGAAAAAAAAATAGCTCCCCTTTCTTTTCCTCTCGTAGCAAAACCTCAAGAAGGTAAACTAGGCAGAGGCGTTTTATGCAATATTAAAACACTCACCCAGTTAAAGAATTATATGGTTAAAGGTTTCCAGTCTGATGACTATCTCCTGATCGAGGAGTTTCATGGCAATTTAAACTCTTACCGTGTCTTGGTACTGAACGGCCGTGTACTAGGAGTTATCCAACGCTATCCAGCACATATAATAGGTGATGGAATTCATACTATTCAAAAACTGATCGAAATAACGAACCTTGAGCGAACACAAATCAGCGATGCATTCGGTCCAATTACTGTTGATGAGGAGTGTTTGATTAGGCTCGATGAGCTGGGGCTCACCGTGGACTATGTCCCCTACAAGGGTGAATGGCTTACCTTAGGTTATACCTGTAATGCCACACGGGGAGGTACCTACACTTCTTTAGGCAACAAAATATGCAAAGAAAATCGTCGCCTAATGGCTGCTGCAGCGAAAGCCTTATGTCTCGAGCTTGTAGGCTTTGATGTACAATGTGCGGATATTAACCGACCCATCCAATCTACCGCTGGTGTTATTATTGAGGCTAACGCAGGCCCCAGTATCCGCATTCATGAATCACCTGTATCGGGCATTCCAGTTAATGTCAGTAAAAAAATCATGCGCCGTCTTATTTACCGTCATCCGCTGTCTTATTTAGCAGCGCTCTATAAAAACCCCCGTTCTGGTGTCTACCTGAGAGTCTTGATTTTGGCAGTCATCTGCGGAATCGGTTATTATGGATTCATCGCTTGA
- a CDS encoding SpoVR family protein — protein MRKKPLSTGAEWTFELIQAYDKEIARLAKEFKLDTYPNQIEIITAEQMMDAYASVGMPIGYHHWSFGKHFVGVEKSYKRGQMGLAYELVINSDPCISYLMEENTMAMQALVIAHACYGHNSFFKNNYLFKMWTSADAIIDYLVFARNYISECEERHGIDEVEAILDACHALMNYGVDRYKHPTGLSIQEEKIRQQNREMYMQSQVNELWRTIPQSKQIDANGRKKRFPEEPQENILYFIEKNAPLLESWQREIVRIVRKIAQYFYPQGQTKVMNEGWACFWHYTLLHALYDEGLVTDEFMLEILQNHTNVIMQPAFNSPYFSGINPYTLGYHMMQDIKRICENPTAEDKQWFPYLANTDWLGSLDSAMRNFKDESFIAQYLSPRLIREMKLFHIVDDDRHPDLMVGAIHNEQGYQMIREALSRQYNLSYLEPDIQVYSVDMEGNRSLTLQYKQQNRTPLGENTNEVLRHLHSLWKFPVIMQAVDTQGQITAEYHCPPLPSNKHSPKEII, from the coding sequence ATGAGAAAGAAACCTTTATCCACCGGCGCTGAATGGACCTTTGAATTGATTCAAGCCTATGATAAAGAAATTGCGCGCCTGGCCAAAGAATTCAAATTAGATACCTATCCCAATCAAATTGAAATCATCACTGCCGAGCAAATGATGGATGCTTACGCGTCAGTAGGCATGCCCATTGGTTATCACCACTGGTCTTTTGGTAAACACTTTGTTGGGGTGGAAAAGAGTTATAAACGAGGACAAATGGGGTTAGCTTATGAACTGGTTATTAACTCCGATCCTTGTATCTCCTATTTGATGGAAGAAAATACCATGGCAATGCAAGCTCTTGTGATAGCTCATGCCTGCTATGGACATAACTCCTTTTTTAAAAATAATTATCTGTTTAAAATGTGGACCTCTGCAGATGCCATCATTGATTACCTGGTCTTTGCCAGAAATTATATTAGCGAATGCGAAGAACGTCACGGCATTGACGAAGTAGAAGCAATTCTTGATGCCTGCCACGCTTTAATGAACTATGGTGTCGACCGCTACAAACACCCAACCGGTTTATCAATTCAAGAAGAAAAAATTCGCCAACAAAATCGCGAAATGTATATGCAATCCCAGGTCAACGAATTATGGCGCACTATTCCACAAAGCAAACAAATTGATGCCAATGGCCGCAAAAAACGCTTTCCGGAAGAACCGCAAGAAAACATTCTCTATTTCATTGAAAAAAATGCGCCACTACTAGAATCCTGGCAGCGTGAAATTGTTCGTATTGTCAGAAAAATTGCGCAATATTTTTACCCTCAAGGGCAAACCAAGGTTATGAATGAAGGTTGGGCTTGTTTTTGGCATTACACGCTTTTACATGCCCTCTATGACGAAGGTTTAGTAACCGATGAATTTATGCTGGAAATTCTGCAAAATCACACCAATGTTATCATGCAACCAGCTTTCAATAGCCCTTATTTCAGTGGCATTAATCCTTACACGCTCGGTTATCATATGATGCAAGATATTAAACGGATTTGTGAAAATCCTACTGCTGAAGATAAACAGTGGTTCCCCTACCTAGCCAATACCGATTGGCTAGGTAGTCTTGACAGCGCTATGCGTAATTTTAAAGATGAAAGTTTTATCGCCCAATATTTATCACCGCGTCTAATACGCGAAATGAAATTATTCCATATTGTGGATGATGACAGACATCCAGATTTAATGGTCGGCGCCATTCATAATGAACAAGGTTATCAAATGATCCGTGAAGCCCTTTCTCGCCAGTATAATCTGAGCTATTTGGAGCCAGACATTCAAGTCTACTCCGTTGATATGGAAGGAAATCGTTCGTTGACTTTACAGTACAAACAGCAAAATCGCACCCCGCTCGGGGAAAATACCAATGAGGTATTAAGGCATCTCCATTCGCTATGGAAATTTCCAGTCATTATGCAGGCTGTCGATACACAAGGACAAATTACCGCGGAATACCACTGCCCTCCTCTGCCAAGCAATAAACACAGTCCTAAGGAAATAATTTAA
- a CDS encoding TauD/TfdA family dioxygenase has translation MANFDFTYTFLNREKLPLLIQPTSERQANVDTLIHFLNEENAFFKEQLLQYGAIRFHGFHVNSAEQFAAVISACSLGMLFNYDLCAVPRTKIQEGIYTSINIHESFSVPMHNEKSYDPEFPNYIFFNSLKTPGFGGNTPLADGHKIWLSLPDSLQQKLEAKGMLYRHFFYGKGLRQRFVRLIGKGLNCRTWMSAFQTEDKNELEKILHNLNLQFRWTSKGNGLITERALPACRRHPINNKVVWFNQAAHNNLYYNKSFVAINRTVKNPIARFILSHRNFLPYVVFYGDGEPISKEEADLMHFAIKKNIVSTSWQVGDLMVVDNYSCMHGKEPHKGERLLLAAMTK, from the coding sequence ATGGCAAATTTTGATTTCACGTATACCTTCTTAAACAGAGAAAAATTACCTCTATTAATTCAGCCCACATCTGAGAGACAGGCAAATGTGGATACATTAATCCACTTTCTTAATGAGGAAAATGCATTTTTTAAAGAACAATTGTTGCAATATGGAGCGATTAGGTTTCACGGATTTCATGTTAATTCAGCCGAGCAATTCGCAGCTGTTATTAGTGCCTGCTCCTTAGGTATGCTTTTCAATTATGATTTGTGTGCAGTTCCTCGCACTAAAATTCAAGAGGGTATCTATACTTCAATCAACATCCATGAAAGTTTTAGTGTTCCTATGCATAATGAAAAATCTTATGATCCTGAATTTCCAAATTACATTTTTTTTAACTCCTTAAAAACGCCTGGGTTCGGAGGAAATACTCCTTTAGCTGACGGACATAAAATATGGCTTTCCCTTCCGGATTCTTTACAGCAAAAATTAGAAGCCAAAGGGATGTTATATCGCCATTTTTTTTATGGTAAAGGTCTTAGGCAGAGATTCGTTCGACTCATCGGTAAAGGCCTGAATTGCAGAACATGGATGAGCGCATTTCAAACAGAAGATAAAAACGAGCTCGAGAAGATTTTGCATAATCTGAATTTACAATTTAGATGGACGTCTAAAGGGAATGGCTTAATTACAGAAAGAGCGCTACCTGCTTGCCGCCGTCATCCTATTAATAATAAAGTGGTTTGGTTCAATCAAGCCGCTCACAATAACTTGTATTATAATAAGAGCTTTGTTGCCATAAATCGTACAGTCAAAAATCCTATTGCACGCTTTATTCTGTCACATAGAAATTTTCTGCCCTATGTTGTTTTTTATGGCGATGGTGAGCCTATATCAAAGGAAGAAGCGGATTTAATGCATTTTGCCATTAAGAAAAATATTGTATCTACTTCTTGGCAAGTCGGTGATCTTATGGTTGTTGATAATTACTCATGCATGCATGGTAAGGAGCCGCATAAGGGAGAGCGATTACTCTTGGCAGCGATGACAAAATAG
- a CDS encoding class II aldolase/adducin family protein, translating into MPIKNPERYSHVVVQKESIVEERLHRKQRLAAAFRIFGKLGLNEGVAGHITVRDPEYINYFWLNPLGISFNQIKVSDLILCNDEGQIIEGKHTRLNRAAFAIHSSIHKARPDVVAAAHSHSLYGTTWSTTGRLLEPLSQSGCAFYEDHSLFDDYTGVVVQLSEGERIAKALGDKKAIILKNHGLLTVADTVEAAVWWFISMERCCQMQILAESTRQAIEPIKREVALRTRNNAVGFPLAGWSSFQPLWQDIITAHPELLD; encoded by the coding sequence ATGCCTATAAAAAATCCTGAGCGATACAGCCATGTTGTAGTGCAAAAAGAATCTATAGTCGAAGAGCGCCTTCATCGCAAACAACGATTAGCCGCAGCCTTTCGTATTTTTGGCAAGCTAGGTCTAAATGAAGGTGTGGCTGGGCATATTACGGTTAGGGATCCCGAATATATCAATTATTTTTGGCTTAATCCTTTAGGTATTTCTTTTAACCAAATCAAAGTATCCGATTTAATCTTATGTAATGATGAAGGTCAAATTATTGAGGGCAAGCATACTCGACTTAACCGAGCTGCTTTTGCTATCCATTCAAGTATCCATAAAGCAAGACCTGACGTTGTCGCAGCTGCTCACTCGCATTCGCTCTATGGGACAACTTGGTCTACAACAGGGCGGTTATTGGAACCGCTTAGTCAATCTGGCTGTGCTTTTTATGAAGATCATAGTCTATTTGATGATTATACCGGAGTAGTTGTTCAACTCTCTGAAGGTGAGCGTATAGCCAAGGCGCTCGGGGATAAGAAGGCTATTATTCTGAAAAATCATGGCCTGCTTACTGTTGCTGATACGGTTGAAGCGGCAGTTTGGTGGTTTATTTCCATGGAGCGCTGTTGTCAAATGCAAATACTGGCTGAATCAACCAGACAAGCGATTGAGCCTATTAAGCGAGAGGTAGCGCTAAGAACTCGCAATAATGCTGTTGGATTTCCCTTGGCTGGATGGTCTAGTTTCCAGCCTCTATGGCAGGATATTATTACTGCTCATCCCGAGTTGCTGGATTAA
- a CDS encoding class I SAM-dependent methyltransferase, translated as MSNTHRRREIHLRYTINNQGVTSIYIDNRAQQFIEYAANQPGPVLEIGAAYGTVTLAALQAGATVIANDIEEQHLKILYNNTPQEIRSRLTILPGCFPEVLQLPANSLRGFFASRTLGHLDFMALRQGFEKLFFTLCPGSKLFIISGTPYTRVFKNLIPVYEQRLLYNELWPGYFPNLKKLVEKKYAAFIPDTLNFLDEKVLSRELGRVGFVIEESYVFARADLPEGLRLDGREGYFTVAIKPR; from the coding sequence ATGAGCAATACACATAGACGCAGAGAAATTCATTTACGTTATACAATCAATAACCAGGGCGTAACGTCTATTTATATTGATAACCGCGCGCAACAATTTATCGAATATGCCGCAAATCAACCAGGCCCCGTTTTAGAAATTGGAGCCGCTTATGGTACAGTAACTCTAGCTGCTTTACAGGCTGGCGCCACAGTGATTGCCAACGATATTGAAGAGCAACATTTAAAAATTCTCTATAATAATACTCCTCAGGAAATCCGCTCACGCTTAACAATACTTCCCGGTTGCTTCCCCGAAGTATTACAACTGCCTGCGAACAGTTTACGAGGATTTTTTGCTTCTCGTACTCTTGGACATTTGGATTTCATGGCCCTACGACAGGGATTTGAGAAACTGTTTTTTACCCTGTGTCCTGGTTCCAAATTGTTTATTATCAGCGGCACTCCTTATACTAGAGTATTCAAAAATCTTATTCCTGTTTATGAACAACGATTATTATATAATGAGTTATGGCCGGGCTATTTCCCTAATTTGAAAAAATTGGTGGAGAAAAAATATGCTGCTTTTATTCCTGATACACTTAACTTTCTTGACGAAAAAGTACTCTCACGAGAGTTAGGTCGAGTCGGTTTTGTAATTGAAGAAAGCTATGTTTTTGCTCGGGCGGATCTCCCCGAAGGCTTGCGTTTAGATGGTCGGGAAGGTTACTTCACTGTTGCAATAAAGCCACGATAA
- a CDS encoding UDP-N-acetylmuramyl peptide synthase has product MNKNAECYYESAKKLNLLIEQEPLIDGFKLLLGKRQYFFYGPRTPLNLNTSSLIAHDKHTANKVLEKAGFPVPKSIAIYASEFNQGLLETCIKNLTFPLVIKPRDGTLGRDVICNIQNLTALKTHLHNKFATNDCLIVQEFHGNLKSYRILVLYNKIIGVVIREPSFVIGDGSHTLHELIEITNINRNKLRDFLGPICIDEELHIRLQELQIDLGYIPAVDERVTLGYASNATRGGVYQTIYKKISKENKQFFLRAAQALNLNIVGFDVECPDIDIPIQASGGVIIEANPTPSIRIHEKPMEGTPVMVSKKIILSILYRHPFAYLNTLCKEGHVAISIKSALLLIFLGLIYICVTLF; this is encoded by the coding sequence ATGAATAAGAATGCAGAATGCTACTATGAAAGCGCTAAAAAACTGAATCTTCTCATAGAACAGGAACCCTTAATCGACGGGTTTAAACTATTACTCGGGAAGCGCCAATATTTTTTTTATGGCCCCAGAACTCCACTAAACCTGAATACGAGCTCTTTAATAGCACATGATAAACATACTGCAAATAAAGTTTTGGAGAAAGCAGGTTTTCCTGTCCCTAAATCGATAGCAATATACGCTTCGGAATTCAATCAAGGACTACTAGAAACCTGTATCAAGAATTTGACTTTTCCATTAGTGATAAAACCCAGAGATGGGACCCTAGGCAGGGATGTCATCTGTAATATTCAAAATTTAACGGCGTTAAAGACACATCTCCACAATAAATTTGCAACGAATGACTGTTTAATCGTACAAGAATTTCATGGCAATTTAAAATCCTACCGTATTCTTGTTCTCTACAACAAAATAATTGGTGTTGTTATTCGTGAGCCCTCTTTTGTTATAGGTGATGGTAGCCATACTTTGCATGAGCTTATCGAAATCACTAATATTAATCGAAATAAACTCCGTGATTTTTTAGGGCCCATTTGTATTGACGAAGAACTCCACATTCGCTTGCAAGAACTCCAGATTGATTTGGGATATATTCCTGCAGTGGATGAAAGAGTTACTTTAGGCTATGCATCGAATGCAACTCGCGGCGGAGTATATCAAACAATATATAAAAAAATTAGTAAAGAGAACAAGCAATTTTTTCTCCGTGCTGCCCAAGCATTAAATTTGAATATCGTTGGATTTGATGTTGAATGTCCTGATATTGATATTCCTATACAGGCTTCTGGAGGCGTTATTATTGAAGCTAACCCAACTCCGAGCATCAGGATCCACGAAAAGCCAATGGAGGGAACACCGGTTATGGTTTCTAAAAAAATAATACTCAGTATCCTCTATAGACATCCTTTTGCATATTTAAATACTCTGTGTAAAGAGGGTCATGTAGCTATCTCTATAAAAAGTGCCCTATTACTAATCTTTTTAGGCTTGATTTATATCTGTGTCACTCTGTTCTGA